In bacterium, the DNA window AAAATCAGTAATCCTGACTTGGGTGAAGACTTCAGTGATCGAGCGTTAATCCCTATGCGTGAAGCATTCACACACAGCGGGAGTCGGAAGAGCAATATAGCAAACGCGCTGGAAAACATCCTGCGCGCTGCGAAAGGTCCGATCGAACTGGATGCGCTTGTCAACCTGGTCGCCGACCGGCCGCGCGAATGGATGAGGCAATTGAATGTACGACTAGAAACAGCCGAAGCGTTAGCTGCCGGCTGCAGACCGGTTGATGAAGATTTGGATCGACGAAGATACTTCGAAAAACTCTGGAGAGAGATTTGCCTCCTCCCTGCCAGACAACGTACGGTGCTATTGCTGCACCTGAAGGACCATCATGGGCGCGGAACTCTCGTTTTGTTTCCTCTTATGGGCATCGCAACTCTTGATCAAATTGCCGATACTCTGGAAATGAATCCCGGTGATTTTGACGACTTGTGGAAACGTCTCCCTTTGGATGATTTATCCATTGGAAAACGGCTCGGTATCACCCGCCAGCAAGTGATTAATTTGCGCAAGTCAGCGCGACAACGACTCCTCAGACGGATGGGACGATAGAAGCAGTGATGCGTCACACTACTGTAGTCAGTCAGTGGCAAGTAGACTCAGCGGCAACCACAAAATTGATGATCGATTTCCATCAAAACTTGATGAAACTTTCCGGAGAGACGAAGGCGGAGGCTCCGCGTAGGGCTGCATTAGGTTTGATGAAGTCAGAGCAGCCGGGTTGCACTACGATCTGTGGCGAACCAATCCTTGGATTCTAAAGCATTCCGGTCCAACCCCCTCAGGAAAGCAATTAGGACACGAACCATAACGGCTCGACCGACTTCTAGAATCACACAGATGTTACACTTATGATCTTGACTCGTCTCACCACTTCAAGTATCCTGTCTCCAGGAGGTGACAATGAAAAAACAGTCTGTTTTCGTATTGTTTGGACTTTTGTCCATCGCCGTGATTCTCGGATGCAGTCAAAGTGGCGAAAACACGTTCGAAAACCCAGTTGCGGGCATTAGTGGCAACGTAAATTCCTCGCCGAACTCGGCGCCAGTTGAGATCCAAGCACCGCTTGGTAAAGTGCGCATTTGCCACTTCATTCAGGCTGATGATTTATTCGACACATGCGGCACGGTCGGGGATACTGTGGTGATTGAGGTTTCTCAGAACGCCTTCCCTAAGAATCATCAAACCCATGGCGACTTTACCACATCGCTCCCGATTGGAAACTGCAACTGCGACGATTAAAAGTTCACATTGAGAGGGGGCCGACAAAAAGGCTATCTAAGTCCGTTTGTTGGCCTCTTTTACCGCCCGGATCCTAATATCATTCGGGCAAGAAATTTTTCATTACCCACAACTCCTTGGAATCAAATGCAATCCAAAGCGCAAGACGTTTGCGGTCCGGGTGCACGCGCAGATCTAAAACGGCTTCTGTTGTTAAATCTCCACTACGCGATCTGTAGATAAACCTCAGTCTTTCTTCGCCCGGTGGCCATCTTCGGCTGACTAATTTCGGCGATTCAGGTTGAGCTATAATCAGAATCCTGGGGACCGCGTGAACACCAAGCCAGGGGTAACCAAACGTCGCCTTCGAATCCTGTATTTCATCGTTCGATATCCGAACTTTTCAGAAACATACATGCATGAAGAGATTCGAAGCCTCAAACGGGATTACGACATCTGCATCATCACCTACAAAAAATCGGTTCAACCGCGGAGAGATCCATTTCCTTACCAGCTGATTGAATATATTGATTCCTGTTTGGTTTACGGTCCTATAAACAAAGTGGATCCGTCTTTCAGCAGCCCTACTCAAAGAGAATTCATTCGGCAAGTCGAGGCGGTCATCCAGGAGTTTCAACCTGATCTTCTGCACTGCCACTACTTTGGCCTGTCTGTTTTGTTGCGGTACCTGTCCGACCGGCACGGCATCCCTTTTACGATCCGTACTCATTCGATGGACATGCTTTCCGAACCGGAAGAAAAGATCAGGGCGTTCTGCGAGGCTTCCAGCAGCTCTTTGTGCAAAAGAATACTGGCCTTTCCTGCGTTTACCAGCCGGCTTGTTGAGAGGGGACTTGATGCCAAGAAAGTTGTTGCGTGCTGGCCGGTAATCAATTTCGCGCGTTTCTACAAACCGGAACGGCGCCCGCCAACGCGTCGCGTTCTGTGTACCGGCCCTTCCACCCGAAAGAAAGCGCATTCCGATTTTATTGATCTTGCGGCGCGGATGCGTGGGGACGGCTTCGAATTCGATTTGTACGCGAAAGGACATCGACTCGCGGACATGCAGAAACGGAACGAACGCGTCGGAAATCCCGTTCGCATCACATACGCCGATCCGGATGACATGCCGGACATCTATCCGCAATATGATTGGCTGGTTTACCCATCCCATCCGCACATCAATAAGGTTGGGTTCCCCGCATCCATCGCGGAAGCGCAAGCAAGCGGCATCGGCGTTTGCTGGCAGGAGCTTCCGGACCGCAGACAGGAACAGTTGGAGTATCTTGGCGGAGCAGGATTTCTATTCAAGTCGATTGAGGAATTACCGGAAATTCTCAGTGCTCCTTATCCGGAAGAGATGAGGCTTGCCGGTCTGGAGAATTCCAGAAAATGCGATATTGAGCAGCATAGAAATCTTCTCGCTGAAGTGTGGGGATGATTTCTTCCGGCGGATGATTTCATCCGATCTGTGTCCTATAATTCCAGCTTGTCGATTATGTTGCGAATTGGGCTTGCGTTAGTCAGTGCGATCCTTCTTGTTCAGCCCGTTCTTTCTGAAGCCATTGAGAAAAGCAGCAAGAGAAAATTCTGGATCAATAGCTCTGGAACGAACGAAATAAAAATCGACGGCGTTCTGGATGAAACGGAATGGAACCAGGCAACCGTGATCAGTCTCCCCTATGAAGTGCGTCCTGCCGAAAATATTGAGGCGCGCGTAAAGACGGAATGCTACCTGACCTACGACAGGTCGCATCTTTACGTGGGGTGTATCGCTTTCGATCCTGATCCTGATTCCATCCGCGGCAGGTATTCTGATCGAGATCGCATTTCAGCGGATGATCATGTTGGAATCGTCCTGGATACTTTTAACGATGAACGCCGCGCATTTAAGTTTTTTGTAAATCCGGTAGGCGTTCAGCTGGATCAATTTCAAGATGAAGTTTCCAGCACGGAAAGGAACTCATTTGATGCGATCTGGGATTCGGCAGGCAAAATTACCGCGGATGGCTATGTGATTGAAATGGCGATTCCTTTCCGCTCCATTCGCTTTCCCAACACACCGGGACAACAAACGTGGGGATTCGATCTTGTTCGCATCTATCCGCGGGAACGGCGCTACACGTTTGCTTTGAACCCACAGGACAGGAATCTCGCCTGCTCGCTCTGTCAAGTTTCCAAAATCACCGGATTTGAGGGAATTACTCCGGGAAATAATATCGAACTGGATCCCACTTTAACTGCGAGCCGGCAGGAAAGAAAATTGGATTTATCGATCGATGATTTCGATGGCGCGACTTCAACCGACGCGGGTCTATCGGCGATCTGGGGTCTCGCTCCAAACTGGACGTTGAACGCAACTGCGAACCCGGACTTTTCCAATGTGGAAGCGGATGTTGCTCGGCTGGATGTAAACAAACAATTCTCGCTTTCCTTTCCTGAAAGAAGATCGTTTTTTCTGGAAGGGGATGATCTGTTTGACACACCCATCGAAATAGTTTTTACCCGCAACATTGCTGACCCTGTGGCCGGCGTTAAGTTGACAGGAAAGAGCGGCGGAAACGCGGCAGGCTTTCTAACGGCATACGATGAAATTACAAATCTTCTTTTGCCCGGTCCGAGAGGTTCCTCCACCACTTCGCTCAATGAAGAATCGATCGATTCGATCTTTCGATACCGGAGAGACATCGGCACAGATTCGGCTGTCGGTTTTCTTTTCACCGATCGTGAAGGTACCGATTATTACAACCGTGTTTTCAATGTGGATGCAAAGTTACGGATCAGCGCATCCAATACGATCCGGCTGCAGCTGCTCGGATCGCAAACGGATTATCCGGACGTTGTTGTGCAAAGATTCTCGCAACCGGATGGTTCCTTTTCAGATCGAGCGTTCCAGGCGGCGTTCAGTCATTCGTCGCGGAACTGGTTTTTTTCGGCTCAGTACCGCGATGTCGGCGCAGATTTTCGCGCGGATATGGGTTTCGTGCCGCGCGTGGATTTGCGCTCCTCTTTCGCCTCCCTCGGATATCGTTTTGTGCCTGAAAAAGATGACTGGTTCACATCCCTTTCGATCTCCGTGGATGGTCATTACCGCACCGATCAGGCTGGGAATCTTCTGGAAGAGGGAGGCCAGGCCACATTTGAATACGGCGGACCATTGCAGTCGCTCATCTCGATCAGTCCCGGTATGAGCCGGCGCGTTTTCGGGACTCAAACTTTTGATGAAATTTTTATCAATACGACATTTCAGATCAATCCGAAAAAGGATATCTTTTTGTTTTTCTTCAGCACATTTGGAAATGAAATGGATTTTGTGAATCTTCGCAAAGGAGATATCGTGCGATTGGCTCCCGATGTTCAATACAGAATCGGCCGGCATGTTTTTATCGACTTGAGTCATACATACGAAAGACTGGAGATTGAAAACGAGACTCTTTTTACGGCAAATCTGACGCAGTTACGTTTGCTTTACAACGTGAACAGGCGCTTGTTTTTCCGAGTCGTCCTGCAATACACGGATCTGGAACAGAATGAAGATCTTTATACGATCCCTGTAGAACCGCTCACAAAAACTCTGTTCAGTCAATTGCTTGCCACGTACAAAATCAATCCGAGAACGGTTCTGTTTATCGGCTACTCGGACAATCATCTGGAAACGATTACCATTCCGCGGACACAAACGCAGCGCACTTTCTTTTTTAAAGTAGGATACGCACTGCAATTGTAGTGTTTCGGGCAAATTTCTTCTGTTGCTACAAACCGATTTCGTCGGTCATTTTTTGGCAGACTTTTTCCGCGTTGAAATATTCTTCTGCGATTGCGCGCGCGGCTCTCGAATGTTTTGCAGGGTTCGTAAGAATCTGGTCGACCGCAGCTTGAATATCAGCCATGGTCCGGAAGGAAAAAAGACCTTCTCCAACCGGAAGGATATCGCTGAAACCTGTTTCCTGCGTGATGACCGGCCTTCCGGCGGCGAGGTAGCACGCGGAACGGTCCGAGAACCATCCTGCGTTGAAGCGGATGTATTGATCTTTGGCGACTGTCCACTCGGCATCGCTTTCAAAAATGTACTTCCGGTACTCTTCCGGATGAACGGAAATGCCGTGCGGACGAACAAGCTTCCATCCGTTCTCTTCCATGGTCGCGCGGCCTGACGGATCCTGCATCAAAGCAATTGCGAGTTCCCATGTGATCGGCACGTTCGATTTCACCGCACGCGGAACCTGCGAGAATTTTAGAAATTCGAAATGTTTGGTCCAGTAGTACGTTTCATTCTGCCATTTCACATCTTTTCCTTTTGGTCTCCAACCTGAAATGGTCGTGAATCTCAATCCTGAAACGCTTTCCAGCAGCGTCCCGGTTTTCCAGAAATCCAGAACAACCGGCTGGCGTGTGGGCCTCCACTGGATTCCGTTCGATAACGGAACAGGACAATCCGGACGTCCGATCTTTTCACCAAACGTAAAATGAAAATGATGCGCCTTCAAATAATGAAGCGTTTCTTCATCTCCCTTCGCAAGTCTGATTTGTTCCAGCCCGGGATCGCTTTCCACATAAACCAGACAGTTCGTTTTCAGGAACTCCGGCATGTCCTGAACTCCGCAGATGTTGAAGACCGCGTCCGCCGTCCGGATCGTGTCTTCGAACGTGCCGGGATCGCAGCCGAAAGTCTGCGGCGGATCCTGAAAGGAAAAACGGAGCCCCCAGGAAAACTGATATTGCTCCGCAAGTCTTGCAGCAATTCGGACGATAGATGCAGCATTGTCGCTTGCTGTAACGGTTTCAGCGTCATAAAGAAATTTGCCGGCATCCTCCAGATAATGGACTTCAAATCCGAGGCGCTGAAAACCGATAATGTAATGAAGATGCTGCCAGATCACGCCGGAGATGGGACAGCGCAGCATGTAGCCGGTCACCACCACTTTCTTTTTCATCGATTTGAAAATCACAACACAGTTTCCAGCATGCGTCTGACAATTTTCCGGCCGTCAAAATATTCTTCTGCGAGCGCGCGTGCAAGGCGGGATTGCGAATTGTAATCTGCAGAAGCTGTTTCAAGCGCCTGCGCCGCTTCGATTAAATTCCGGAAACGAAAAAGACCTTCCGCATCCGGCAGAAAAGAGCTCGGTCCGGTGTGTTCAATAATCGCGGGTTTTCCACTTGCCAGATAGCAGATCGTGCGATCGCTGATCCAGGCATTTTGTAGATGAATGCAAGATGGCTTTACGCAGCTGAATTCTCCACGCGAGTTCTGTATGTAACGAGCGTAATTCTCCGGAGTGGATGAAACTTCATGAGAATTCACAATTCTCCAGCCGTTTTTTGAAAAAGCGATGCGGTCCTTCTCATCAGCTTCTTTTGTCGTTAAGAAAATAGCAAGCTCCAGTGGTTGGGAAGTATGCCGTGGAAGCTCAAGATACGGATAAAAACCGGTTCGTTTCCCGTTGTAAAAGCTTGTGCCGTTGACTTCCATCAGATCTCCCCACCAGTGCGTAACCGTTGTATAAGGAGCTGATGAGTCCGCGGCTGCAACAGGCCATGCGGGCAGATAAACAGGTGGAGGTGTATAGTGCCAGCGAAGTCCTCCATCTGGAAAAATTGCATCCGGCTTTCCAACGGTTTCGCCGATCGTAAAGTAAAAATCATGAGGCGAAAAATGCATGCGGCCCCTGCTAAGCCACATCTGATTGAGACCGGGATCGATATCAACCAGGACCGATTTACGAAACTCTCCTATTACATTAGAAGGAACCTTATAGTTGATGTCGATGATCAAATCTTTCGGATCAGGACCATCCGAAAGGCTTGCTGATTCATCATGATCAGCGATGACGAATACTTTTTCACCAAAACCAAAAGGGGCGAGTCGCGATTTCAGGGATTCGAACAGAGATTCAACTCTTTCGGGTGGAGCCCCCGGCTTTACAGTTTCCAGCCAGTAAACATTGCATCCTTCCGCTTTCAGCGATAATGCCCAGTTTAAATAAACCCAGAGATGCCCTCCACCCTGCGGATAATGGATGGTTTTCGCAGCAAGAAAAACATTAAGGCTCATAGAGCTTTTGCATCATATACGCGGGAGGTTCGGAAGACGCTTCTACCAGGCGCCCGCCCTCAAGGTAAAGGTAAAGCTCCCGGTCCTTCAGAGCGGTCGGGCGATGAGCAATCAAGATGGAAGTTCTTCCTTTCATCAAACGCTCCATCGCATCCAGAATCGATGCTTCCAGTTCCAGATCCACTGAGCTAGTCGGTTCATCCAGAATCATGACCGGCGCATCTCGAAGATAGGCTCTTGCCAGGGAGATGATTTGCCGCTGGCCGCCGGAGAGGGTCATCCCTCGTTCTCCAACCACAGTTTCATAACCATCAGGAAGAGAAGCAATAAAATCATGAGCGTTCGCTGCTTTGGCGGCAGCCACGACCTGATCGAACGTTGCTTTAGGACGTCCATAACCAATGTTTTCCGCAATGGTTGTGGAGAACAGGATCGGCTCCTGTAAAACGATCGCAAATTGATTTCTCAAATCGGCGAGTTTGAAGTCACGAAGATCGATGCCATCCAGGAGAATCTGCCCTGCTGAAGGATCATAGAATCGAACCATCAGGTTTGTGAGGGTTGTTTTACCGGAGCCGGTCCGACCGACAAGTCCCACGCGCGTGCCCGGCTCGATCCGGAAAGAAATATCCTTAAGCGCAGGAACACTGTCATAGGAGAAAGACACATTTCGAAATTCGATCAACCCTTCGGCGCGCTTGATTGGCTTTGGATTTTCTTTTTCGGTCACATCAGGAAGTTGATCCAGCAAGTCAAATGCGCGATGAGCGCTCGCAAGTGAGGACTGAATGGTTGCGGCCATGTTGCTTACGCTTTTCAAGGGGCCGTAAAGCTGACTCAAGTATGCTGAAATGATCAGTAGATCTCCGAGTGTGATATCTCCGCGTTGAACTTTCACGATTCCATAAAACAAAACGAGAGAAGTTCCGATCGCTGTTGTAACATTGACAAGCAAACCAAATGCGCCTTCCGCAACAGCAAGGCGGATCCTCTCTTTCATTCCAAGTTTGGCCTGCCGTACATAGCGATCCTGTCCATCATCCTCTCGACCGAACGCTTTCACGATGCGCAAGCTGGTGAGGACCTCTTGAACCACTTTCAGCGCACTCGAATCGAGTTCTTTCAAATACTTGTAGCGGCCGCGAAAATGGTTTTTGTAGGATCGTGTGAGAAGGATTAATAAAGGAGAAATTCCAAGAGCCACCAGAGAAAGCTGCCAGTCAATCCCAAGCACCACAGTGATCAATGTGAAAAGAGTCACGGTGGAAACAATGACTGGAAGGACCCCTTGAATCACGAAGGACTGAATGGCAGGCGCATCATATTGAATGCGATAAATGGAATCGGAAGTGCCCCGCGTATCATGAAAAGAGACCGAGAGGCGTTGAACGTGCTGCAGAAGGGCTTCCCGGAAATTGATTTTCAACCCTTCGCCCGTACGTGTTGTGAAAACGTGGTCCGCGATCGATTTCAATTGAAAGGCAAGAACGATCAATATTTGCAAGATGGCAGCCCACAGCAACAACCGGAAATCCGTTTCCTGCATGAAAGCGGGTGTGAATCCGTCAATAATGGGAGGCAACGGATGTGTTCCAATCACACTGTCGACCGCTATCTTCAACGGGATCGGATTCATCAGCGCCAGTGGGGCCCTGATGAGCCGGATGCCGAGAAGCAAACCGAGATGAGGCCAGTACGGTCTCGCTTGCAGCATCAGCCGCCTGTAAAGCTGCAGGTCACTCACTGAATATTTCTTTTGAGTCATACAAGGAATCGACTGCTATATCATTATAGTAAAAGATAGGGCATGAAGATTTTGATCGCAGCAATGATTACCCCTTTTCCCTATCCCTCTCCGGGAATGCTGTTGCACAGGATGCAATATGTTCAAGGACTTCGCAGGCTTGGTCATGAAGTATATCTTGTGGAAGAAGTGGAACCGGATTGGTGTGTGGATATGAACGGCTTACCCTGCGATTTTGAACATACGGTCCGGCGGCAATTGTTCGCAGATGTGGTTCGTCAGTACGAATTACAGGACCATTCGTGCCAGATTTACAATCACGGAGAAGACACTTTCGGTCTTTCGCTCAGTTCCGTGAAAGATCTTGCCGGACAAACCGATTTGCTTTTGAATTGGTCCGGCCATCTCAAGACAGAATGGATTCTGGACAGAGTAAAGCGCCGGGTCTATATAGATCAGGATCCTGTATTTACGCAGTTGTGGGTTGCCGAATACGGAAAGGATCTGAATTTCAAGAATCATGATGCCTTTCTCTCTGTGGGGCTCAACATTGGCACCGGACGAACAAACATTCCCGATTGTGGCGTGAAATGGAATCCGTTGCTTCCGCCTGTTGTGCTGGAAGACTGGCGATTTGAAATCGATCCTTCGCCGAACGCATTTACGACGATTGCTTCCTGGAGTGGATATGGGGATGTCTCCTTTGATGGCGAATGGTTCAGCTCGAAATGGCAGGAGTTCAAACGTTTTGCAGAATTGCCAGTGCTAAGCAAGCAACCATTTGAAGTTGTATTGAAAGATTTTAGCCCGGAAGACGAAGGCATTCAGTTGCTTAAATCGTCCGGCTGGATCTTGAAAAACGGCGGAGAAATCAAGGATGTGTCCGGCTATCTGTCGTATATCCGCAGATCGCGTGCGGAAATCGGAATCGCCCAGAATGCATATGTGAAAGCAAACTCCGGATGGTTCAGTGACCGGTGGTCCCATTATCTGGCGAGCGGAAAACCTGTCCTGGCACAGTCTACGGGATTCGAAGATTCTTTATCTGCCGACGCCGGCATGCTCAGCTTTCGAAATATGGAGGAAGCAATCCAGGGAATTGATTCGATCAACAGTAACTATGCAGGTCATTGCGAAGCCGCGCGTGATTTCGCCGAAACCTATCTCGATTATAAAAAGACTCTTCCTGCGATGCTTCAGAGTTGTTACTCCTCATGACGGCCCGCAAACGGCGATTTGTTTTTATTCTGGGGATGCACAGAAGCGGCACGAGCTGTTTGACCGGAGCTTTGCAAGCATCCGGATTGAATCTGGGAGAAGTGAATCAAGCCCATCGGCACAACGCGCGCGGCAACCGGGAAAGCATGAAAGTCTGGCGAATCAATGATCGAATTCTGGCGGATAACAAAGGAAGCTGGCATGAACCACCGGAAAAGATTGTGATTCAGGAAGAACACAAGAAACGAATCGCAGGTCACCTTTCTTCTTTCGAATCCAGCGATCTTTCAGGAATCAAGGATCCCAGAATACTTTTGATCGATGAAGCGTGGTTCTCAGCAGCAGAATCCTTTCAGCTTGCAG includes these proteins:
- a CDS encoding glycosyltransferase family 4 protein, which encodes MSYNQNPGDRVNTKPGVTKRRLRILYFIVRYPNFSETYMHEEIRSLKRDYDICIITYKKSVQPRRDPFPYQLIEYIDSCLVYGPINKVDPSFSSPTQREFIRQVEAVIQEFQPDLLHCHYFGLSVLLRYLSDRHGIPFTIRTHSMDMLSEPEEKIRAFCEASSSSLCKRILAFPAFTSRLVERGLDAKKVVACWPVINFARFYKPERRPPTRRVLCTGPSTRKKAHSDFIDLAARMRGDGFEFDLYAKGHRLADMQKRNERVGNPVRITYADPDDMPDIYPQYDWLVYPSHPHINKVGFPASIAEAQASGIGVCWQELPDRRQEQLEYLGGAGFLFKSIEELPEILSAPYPEEMRLAGLENSRKCDIEQHRNLLAEVWG
- a CDS encoding carbohydrate binding family 9 domain-containing protein, which produces MLRIGLALVSAILLVQPVLSEAIEKSSKRKFWINSSGTNEIKIDGVLDETEWNQATVISLPYEVRPAENIEARVKTECYLTYDRSHLYVGCIAFDPDPDSIRGRYSDRDRISADDHVGIVLDTFNDERRAFKFFVNPVGVQLDQFQDEVSSTERNSFDAIWDSAGKITADGYVIEMAIPFRSIRFPNTPGQQTWGFDLVRIYPRERRYTFALNPQDRNLACSLCQVSKITGFEGITPGNNIELDPTLTASRQERKLDLSIDDFDGATSTDAGLSAIWGLAPNWTLNATANPDFSNVEADVARLDVNKQFSLSFPERRSFFLEGDDLFDTPIEIVFTRNIADPVAGVKLTGKSGGNAAGFLTAYDEITNLLLPGPRGSSTTSLNEESIDSIFRYRRDIGTDSAVGFLFTDREGTDYYNRVFNVDAKLRISASNTIRLQLLGSQTDYPDVVVQRFSQPDGSFSDRAFQAAFSHSSRNWFFSAQYRDVGADFRADMGFVPRVDLRSSFASLGYRFVPEKDDWFTSLSISVDGHYRTDQAGNLLEEGGQATFEYGGPLQSLISISPGMSRRVFGTQTFDEIFINTTFQINPKKDIFLFFFSTFGNEMDFVNLRKGDIVRLAPDVQYRIGRHVFIDLSHTYERLEIENETLFTANLTQLRLLYNVNRRLFFRVVLQYTDLEQNEDLYTIPVEPLTKTLFSQLLATYKINPRTVLFIGYSDNHLETITIPRTQTQRTFFFKVGYALQL
- a CDS encoding ABC transporter ATP-binding protein/permease — encoded protein: MTQKKYSVSDLQLYRRLMLQARPYWPHLGLLLGIRLIRAPLALMNPIPLKIAVDSVIGTHPLPPIIDGFTPAFMQETDFRLLLWAAILQILIVLAFQLKSIADHVFTTRTGEGLKINFREALLQHVQRLSVSFHDTRGTSDSIYRIQYDAPAIQSFVIQGVLPVIVSTVTLFTLITVVLGIDWQLSLVALGISPLLILLTRSYKNHFRGRYKYLKELDSSALKVVQEVLTSLRIVKAFGREDDGQDRYVRQAKLGMKERIRLAVAEGAFGLLVNVTTAIGTSLVLFYGIVKVQRGDITLGDLLIISAYLSQLYGPLKSVSNMAATIQSSLASAHRAFDLLDQLPDVTEKENPKPIKRAEGLIEFRNVSFSYDSVPALKDISFRIEPGTRVGLVGRTGSGKTTLTNLMVRFYDPSAGQILLDGIDLRDFKLADLRNQFAIVLQEPILFSTTIAENIGYGRPKATFDQVVAAAKAANAHDFIASLPDGYETVVGERGMTLSGGQRQIISLARAYLRDAPVMILDEPTSSVDLELEASILDAMERLMKGRTSILIAHRPTALKDRELYLYLEGGRLVEASSEPPAYMMQKLYEP